A single region of the Streptomyces vilmorinianum genome encodes:
- a CDS encoding sodium:solute symporter family protein: MNSLDWTVLIGYFGVMVAIGVWSHKRVDNVSDFFTAGGKMPWWLSGISHHMSGYSAVMFTGYAGIAYTYGVTSYVTWSFPIAIGIAIGARLFAPRLNRLRSRLHVASPLEYLKNRYNLPTQQALAWSGVLLKIVDVGAKWAAIATLLSVFTGISLNQGILITGVVTGIYCTVGGLWADALTELGQFVIQFFAGIAMLVAVLAELGGFSALWTVWDRPELQGHTEPTAGPYTLTFLLAYLFIKTFEYNGGMWNQAQRYMATPSAREATRSARLSAVLWFVWPLVLFFPMWVAPLLVDPQKPDSSDAYALMSEQLLPHGLLGLVIVGFFSHTMAMCSSDANAIAAVFTRDIAPVMSKAARSWTQRAGLLAARWSTIAFLALSMAIATQVNSPTFKDIITVVIKWVAGLMGPIAIPFMLGLLRTFRKSGPTAALVSWAAGLFAFWLTNYGLDGIELQIQIVSPLATSLVLYVLIGFVKPEDTPERDAVLDKLHSDGGAAAVPPQASAPADRADQPLG; this comes from the coding sequence ATGAACAGTCTCGACTGGACCGTGCTCATCGGCTATTTCGGCGTGATGGTCGCGATCGGCGTCTGGTCCCACAAGCGCGTGGACAACGTCTCCGACTTCTTCACCGCCGGCGGCAAGATGCCCTGGTGGCTCTCCGGCATCTCCCACCACATGTCGGGCTACAGCGCGGTGATGTTCACCGGGTACGCGGGCATCGCGTACACCTACGGCGTCACCTCCTACGTCACCTGGTCCTTCCCCATCGCGATCGGCATCGCCATCGGCGCCCGCCTCTTCGCGCCCCGCCTCAACCGGCTGCGCTCGCGCCTCCATGTGGCCTCCCCGCTGGAGTACCTGAAGAACCGGTACAACCTCCCCACCCAGCAGGCCCTCGCCTGGTCCGGCGTCCTGCTGAAGATCGTCGACGTCGGCGCCAAGTGGGCCGCGATCGCCACCCTCCTCTCCGTCTTCACCGGCATCTCCCTCAACCAGGGCATCCTCATCACCGGCGTGGTCACCGGCATCTACTGCACGGTCGGCGGGCTCTGGGCCGACGCGCTCACCGAACTCGGCCAGTTCGTCATCCAGTTCTTCGCCGGCATCGCGATGCTCGTCGCCGTCCTCGCCGAACTGGGCGGCTTCAGCGCGCTGTGGACGGTCTGGGACCGGCCCGAGCTCCAAGGGCACACGGAGCCGACCGCCGGCCCCTACACGCTGACGTTCCTGCTCGCGTATCTCTTCATCAAGACCTTCGAGTACAACGGCGGCATGTGGAACCAGGCCCAGCGCTACATGGCCACGCCCAGCGCCCGCGAGGCCACCCGCTCCGCGCGGCTCTCGGCGGTGCTGTGGTTCGTCTGGCCGCTGGTGCTGTTCTTCCCCATGTGGGTCGCGCCGCTGCTCGTCGACCCGCAGAAGCCCGACTCCTCCGACGCGTACGCCCTGATGTCCGAACAGCTCCTCCCGCACGGGCTGCTCGGCCTGGTCATCGTCGGCTTCTTCTCGCACACCATGGCCATGTGCTCCTCCGACGCCAACGCCATCGCCGCCGTCTTCACCCGGGACATCGCGCCCGTGATGAGCAAGGCCGCCCGCTCCTGGACGCAGCGGGCCGGACTGCTCGCGGCGCGCTGGTCGACCATCGCGTTCCTCGCGCTGTCGATGGCGATCGCCACCCAGGTCAACTCCCCCACCTTCAAGGACATCATCACCGTCGTCATCAAGTGGGTCGCCGGACTCATGGGACCGATCGCGATCCCGTTCATGCTCGGCCTGCTGCGGACCTTCCGTAAGTCCGGCCCGACGGCGGCGCTCGTCTCGTGGGCGGCGGGGCTCTTCGCCTTCTGGCTGACGAACTACGGACTCGACGGCATCGAGCTGCAGATCCAGATCGTGTCCCCGCTCGCGACCTCCCTCGTCCTGTACGTCCTGATCGGCTTCGTGAAGCCGGAGGACACCCCCGAGCGGGACGCGGTCCTCGACAAGCTCCACTCGGACGGCGGGGCCGCCGCCGTACCCCCGCAGGCCTCGGCCCCGGCCGACCGCGCGGATCAGCCCCTGGGGTAG
- a CDS encoding SDR family oxidoreductase: MLLQGKTVVVSGVGAGLGRRIAETVVRDGGNAVLGARTEANLAKSAAEIDPEGRRTAYRATDITDESQCEALAALAVERFGGIDAVVHVAAWDSCFGGLEDADFATWQGVLDVNLLGTLRMTRACLPALKERGGSVVLIGTQSAVAAPSQVRQAAYAASKGALTSAMYSMARELGPHRIRVNTVLPGWMWGPPVQAYVRLTAHTEGVAESEVLGRLTGRMALPELATDGDVAEAAAFLASDRARAITGQSLLVNAGELMR; encoded by the coding sequence ATGCTGCTCCAGGGAAAGACCGTGGTCGTGTCGGGTGTCGGTGCCGGGCTCGGCCGGCGGATCGCCGAGACGGTCGTACGGGACGGGGGCAACGCGGTCCTCGGCGCCCGTACCGAGGCCAACCTCGCCAAGTCCGCGGCCGAGATCGACCCGGAGGGGCGTCGTACCGCGTACCGGGCGACCGACATCACCGACGAGTCGCAGTGCGAGGCCCTCGCCGCGCTCGCCGTCGAGCGTTTCGGCGGGATCGACGCGGTCGTCCATGTCGCCGCCTGGGACAGCTGCTTCGGCGGCCTGGAGGACGCCGACTTCGCCACCTGGCAGGGCGTCCTGGACGTGAACCTGCTCGGCACGCTGCGGATGACCCGGGCCTGCCTGCCGGCGCTCAAGGAACGGGGCGGCTCGGTGGTCCTGATCGGTACGCAGTCGGCGGTGGCCGCGCCCTCGCAGGTCCGGCAGGCGGCGTACGCGGCCTCGAAGGGCGCGCTGACCTCGGCGATGTACTCGATGGCCCGCGAGCTGGGGCCGCACCGGATCCGGGTCAACACCGTGCTGCCGGGCTGGATGTGGGGCCCGCCGGTCCAGGCGTACGTACGGCTCACGGCGCACACCGAGGGGGTGGCGGAGTCCGAGGTGCTCGGGCGGCTCACGGGGCGGATGGCGCTGCCCGAGCTGGCGACGGACGGGGACGTGGCGGAGGCGGCCGCCTTCCTCGCCTCGGACCGGGCGCGGGCCATCACCGGGCAGTCGCTGCTCGTCAACGCGGGCGAGCTGATGAGGTAG
- a CDS encoding DUF397 domain-containing protein, translated as MAIIQGATDTWTKSSYSGGNGACVEVKSPVVAAIAVRDSKAPEGPSIAFGSASWNAFVGEVSNGAL; from the coding sequence ATGGCGATTATTCAGGGCGCTACGGACACCTGGACGAAGTCCTCGTACTCCGGCGGCAATGGGGCTTGCGTCGAGGTCAAGTCCCCTGTCGTCGCGGCGATCGCGGTCCGGGACTCCAAGGCCCCCGAGGGTCCGTCCATCGCTTTCGGCTCGGCGTCGTGGAACGCCTTCGTCGGCGAAGTGAGCAACGGGGCACTCTGA
- a CDS encoding helix-turn-helix domain-containing protein produces the protein MASNVNPTVRRRRLGQELRRLREQKNMTAEQVAERLLVSQSKISRLENGRRSISQRDVRDLCGVYEVEDERVVESLMQMAKDSRQQGWWHAFGDIPYSVYIGLETDAESLRVYEPQIIPGLLQTHGYAEAVISGALPESNPTDIDKRVTVRTRRQDRIKDEERPLRLWAVIDEGALRRVVGNKQLMIQQLEHLVEQSHLPHVTVQVLPFEMGAHPGISGHYAILEFPDTSDSSVVYIEGVTSDLYLEKAQDVAKYSVMYEHLRAQALNVEQTREFISDIAKSYASE, from the coding sequence GTGGCGTCCAACGTCAACCCCACCGTCAGGCGACGCCGATTGGGCCAGGAGTTGCGCCGGCTCCGGGAGCAGAAGAACATGACGGCCGAGCAGGTCGCCGAGCGCCTTCTGGTCTCCCAGTCCAAGATCAGCCGTCTCGAGAACGGCCGTCGCTCCATCAGTCAGCGCGATGTCCGTGACCTGTGCGGGGTCTACGAGGTCGAGGACGAGCGGGTCGTCGAGTCGCTGATGCAGATGGCCAAGGACTCGCGCCAGCAGGGCTGGTGGCACGCCTTCGGCGACATCCCGTACAGCGTCTACATCGGCCTGGAGACCGACGCGGAGAGCCTGCGGGTGTACGAGCCGCAGATCATCCCCGGCCTGCTGCAGACCCATGGCTACGCGGAGGCCGTGATCAGCGGCGCGCTGCCGGAGTCCAACCCGACCGACATCGATAAACGGGTCACCGTCCGTACCCGGCGCCAGGACCGGATCAAGGACGAGGAGCGACCGCTGCGGCTGTGGGCGGTCATCGACGAGGGCGCGCTGCGCCGGGTCGTCGGCAACAAGCAGCTGATGATCCAGCAGCTGGAGCATCTCGTCGAGCAGTCGCACCTGCCGCATGTCACGGTTCAGGTGCTGCCGTTCGAGATGGGCGCGCATCCGGGTATCAGCGGGCATTACGCGATCCTGGAATTCCCGGACACGTCCGACTCGAGCGTCGTCTACATCGAGGGCGTGACGAGCGATCTGTATCTGGAGAAGGCTCAGGACGTCGCCAAGTACAGCGTCATGTACGAGCATCTGCGGGCTCAGGCGCTGAATGTCGAGCAGACCCGGGAGTTCATTTCGGACATCGCGAAGTCCTACGCATCCGAGTAA
- a CDS encoding GOLPH3/VPS74 family protein, translating to MGRSRRTIPEELLLLALDPATGTTAQPQSLDLGLAGAQLVELALAGRIAPDGDRIAVVMPRPTGDPTLDSALELLRRRGSPVRAVHWIGGPRLGLRQIYLAHLERCGMVHAVEGQMCGVLPTTRYQATDTAISRDIRARLDSAIRTGVPPDPRTAALAALAHAVGLGKHLYPGNEGRSSRSRLRDLIRHDPMGGLVAHAVMDVQNGVAAQPRRSAPGGVPQQPRRGSMARAAVH from the coding sequence ATGGGCAGGAGCCGCAGAACAATTCCGGAGGAGCTTCTGCTGCTCGCTCTGGACCCGGCCACGGGTACCACAGCGCAGCCGCAGTCGCTCGACCTCGGCCTGGCCGGAGCACAGCTAGTGGAGCTGGCTCTGGCAGGACGGATAGCCCCTGACGGGGATCGTATCGCCGTGGTGATGCCACGGCCGACCGGAGATCCGACTCTGGACTCCGCACTGGAGCTGCTGCGCAGACGCGGCAGCCCGGTACGGGCCGTCCACTGGATTGGCGGGCCCCGACTGGGGCTGCGCCAGATCTACCTTGCGCATCTGGAGCGCTGCGGCATGGTGCATGCCGTGGAGGGCCAGATGTGCGGAGTGCTGCCGACGACTCGCTACCAGGCGACGGACACGGCCATCAGCCGGGACATCAGGGCCCGGCTGGACAGTGCGATCCGCACCGGCGTACCGCCGGACCCGCGGACCGCGGCGCTCGCCGCGCTGGCCCACGCGGTCGGTCTCGGCAAGCACCTGTACCCGGGGAACGAAGGACGGTCGTCGCGGTCCCGGCTGCGCGATCTGATCCGGCACGACCCCATGGGCGGACTCGTGGCGCATGCCGTGATGGACGTCCAGAACGGTGTGGCCGCCCAGCCGCGCCGCAGTGCTCCGGGTGGCGTTCCACAGCAGCCGCGTCGCGGCAGCATGGCCCGCGCCGCCGTGCACTGA
- a CDS encoding D-alanyl-D-alanine carboxypeptidase family protein: MTHGGGTVAGESPDKAEEQESSKETTPGGGGRDPRLSVLREPAAAPSSTTGAPKGSPVQVDQPTAVFKTVAPRTPEDDAPVADAADAAETDETDAETDAEAAEEGAGEGDRLRAAVAAWVASGDEEPSEPSEADEAEAADAEAADADDAETSGEDAEAESDVEAESDAETDRPGRAVPTWAAGRDGSGTDAGAGESWFARKPAAAKADEEPEAEAKPEPEAKPEAKPEAPAVDQPTTVFKAVRPPVVDQPTTALKIPPAAPATPATPEPAAESTSKFVPLRTDAPKPAAPAPAPAPASAKAAAPTPVTPPSLTEAERTKQQPMPPLPPLDLLAELTNTPPPPPTPLRTTLRRVRIWTPLVVLLLIIFAIVQFVRPLPAPVLTLSAAPTFTFEGGELTMPWPTEGQGAAEVEGVGSLGTYGAQKPAPLASVAKTMTAYVILRDHPIKGNETGPEIAIDKKADDEAGAQFESTAAVKEGQEYSEKELLQLLMIPSANNVARLLARWDAGSEAAFVEKMNAAAKDLGMTESTYTDPSGLESTTVSTPLDQLKLAKAVMQYDVFREIVNMPNLTVDGIPGRIENNNKIILEPGVSGIKTGSSTPAGGNLLWAANTVIDGKERRILGIVMGAKDARLLHEKLQLSIDYSFKLIQQAQKDVTSAAVVRKGQVVGYIDDGLGGRTPVVADKELKAVGWPGLKVNLELTDGGKAVPHAGKAGDVVGQVSIGSGAGKVSAPVSLQTDLAEPGFDKKLTRLG; the protein is encoded by the coding sequence ATGACGCATGGAGGAGGCACGGTGGCGGGCGAGTCCCCCGACAAGGCGGAGGAGCAGGAGTCCTCGAAGGAGACGACTCCGGGCGGCGGCGGCCGGGATCCGCGGCTGTCCGTACTCCGTGAGCCCGCGGCCGCGCCCTCGTCGACGACGGGGGCGCCGAAGGGTTCGCCGGTCCAGGTCGACCAGCCGACGGCCGTCTTCAAGACCGTCGCCCCGCGCACCCCGGAGGACGACGCCCCGGTGGCGGACGCGGCGGACGCGGCGGAGACGGACGAGACGGACGCGGAGACGGACGCGGAGGCCGCCGAGGAGGGCGCCGGGGAGGGCGACCGCCTGCGGGCGGCGGTGGCGGCGTGGGTCGCCTCCGGCGACGAGGAGCCGTCGGAGCCGTCGGAGGCCGATGAGGCGGAGGCTGCGGACGCTGAGGCGGCTGACGCGGACGACGCGGAGACGTCTGGCGAGGACGCCGAGGCTGAGTCCGACGTTGAGGCCGAGTCCGACGCCGAGACCGACCGCCCCGGACGGGCTGTGCCGACGTGGGCGGCCGGCCGTGACGGCAGCGGTACGGACGCCGGCGCCGGGGAGTCCTGGTTCGCGCGGAAGCCCGCCGCGGCGAAGGCCGACGAGGAGCCCGAGGCCGAGGCCAAGCCCGAGCCTGAGGCCAAGCCTGAGGCCAAGCCCGAGGCCCCCGCTGTCGATCAGCCCACCACCGTGTTCAAGGCCGTGCGGCCGCCTGTCGTGGACCAGCCGACGACCGCGCTGAAGATCCCGCCGGCCGCCCCGGCGACCCCGGCGACCCCGGAGCCCGCCGCCGAGAGCACGAGCAAGTTCGTGCCCCTCCGCACCGACGCCCCGAAGCCCGCCGCCCCGGCCCCGGCCCCGGCCCCGGCTTCGGCCAAGGCGGCGGCCCCCACCCCCGTAACCCCGCCGTCGCTCACCGAGGCGGAGCGGACCAAGCAGCAGCCCATGCCGCCGCTGCCCCCGCTCGACCTCCTCGCCGAGCTGACGAACACTCCGCCCCCGCCGCCGACGCCCCTGCGCACCACGCTCCGGCGGGTGAGGATCTGGACCCCGCTGGTGGTCCTGCTCCTGATCATCTTTGCGATCGTACAGTTCGTACGACCGCTCCCCGCCCCCGTCCTCACGCTCTCCGCCGCCCCCACCTTCACCTTCGAGGGCGGCGAGCTGACGATGCCGTGGCCCACCGAGGGTCAGGGCGCCGCCGAGGTCGAGGGCGTCGGCTCGCTCGGGACGTACGGGGCCCAGAAGCCCGCCCCGCTCGCGAGTGTGGCCAAGACGATGACGGCGTACGTGATCCTGCGGGACCACCCCATCAAGGGGAACGAGACCGGCCCCGAGATCGCCATCGACAAGAAGGCCGATGACGAGGCCGGGGCGCAGTTCGAGTCGACGGCGGCCGTCAAGGAGGGGCAGGAGTACTCCGAGAAGGAGCTGCTCCAGCTCCTCATGATCCCGTCCGCGAACAACGTGGCCCGGCTGCTCGCCCGCTGGGACGCCGGTTCGGAGGCCGCGTTCGTCGAGAAGATGAACGCCGCCGCGAAGGACCTCGGGATGACGGAGTCGACGTACACCGACCCGTCCGGTCTGGAGTCGACCACCGTCTCGACCCCGCTGGACCAGCTGAAGCTGGCGAAGGCGGTCATGCAGTACGACGTGTTCCGGGAGATCGTGAACATGCCGAACCTCACCGTCGACGGCATCCCCGGCCGGATCGAGAACAACAACAAGATCATCCTTGAGCCGGGCGTCTCCGGCATCAAGACCGGCTCGTCCACCCCGGCCGGCGGCAACCTCCTCTGGGCCGCGAACACCGTCATCGACGGCAAGGAGCGCCGGATCCTCGGCATCGTCATGGGGGCGAAGGACGCCCGCCTGCTGCACGAGAAGCTCCAGCTGTCGATCGACTACAGCTTCAAGCTGATCCAGCAGGCGCAGAAGGACGTGACCTCCGCCGCCGTGGTCCGCAAGGGCCAGGTCGTCGGCTACATCGACGACGGCCTCGGCGGCCGCACCCCGGTCGTCGCGGACAAGGAGCTCAAGGCCGTCGGCTGGCCGGGCCTGAAGGTGAACCTGGAGCTGACCGACGGCGGCAAGGCCGTACCGCACGCCGGCAAGGCGGGCGACGTCGTCGGCCAGGTGTCGATCGGCAGCGGCGCCGGCAAGGTCAGCGCGCCCGTCTCCCTCCAGACGGACCTGGCGGAGCCCGGCTTCGACAAGAAGCTGACCCGTCTGGGTTGA
- a CDS encoding MFS transporter, translated as MTTAEPTRADDGAQARPAVPSRIDLPAPRPPTETAPSTTGAGAGAGAGTGASARPRPHRRKRRYPVMIATGLAALTHVLWVFLFANSGGDLAAQDAWAEFVGRHPDSAYNLAWYGGMHPVSYSVVSPYVMSVLGVRTTMMIAGTVSAGLTALILVRVRAVRNPLACSLAGVFAFLCNALSGRVTFGLGMMFALGAVAAVFCWPYRWRHKRWAKAAVAAPLAGLATACSPVAGLFLGVAAAALFLNKRRPGAYALGLAPVLVVALSSWLFPFSGTQPMSLASTALPFLFGVLCFLLVPREWRTVRTGAAVYSAGTLLTWLVDSQIGSNVSRLVMLFAGVVLLAALPYAVPRSRRWYALVVAFAGLNLWIGFKGVDDIIRTAPDASWAREVAPLINQLQVRGAEKARVEVVPASSHRESSALTPYINLARGWNRQADMERNPLFYDDTLNAVNYQDWLDRWAVHYVVLPTGVPDSGAEREAELVGDGLPYLKQVWSDANWRLYEVENPTPLANPPAKVRQARANEVVIEVDTPGRVLIRVPYSPWLALLDENGGKIEPPEETEASKAAREASESESETELPKVFLNEYGCLLKAEADSEGDEWTELVAPKAGVYRLAAPYKIFPRGTACPEELR; from the coding sequence GTGACCACCGCCGAGCCGACACGCGCCGACGACGGTGCGCAGGCGCGGCCTGCCGTGCCCTCACGAATAGACCTTCCGGCCCCCCGCCCACCCACCGAGACGGCACCCAGTACGACGGGTGCGGGTGCGGGTGCGGGTGCGGGTACGGGTGCGAGTGCGCGTCCGCGGCCCCACCGCCGTAAGCGCCGCTACCCCGTCATGATCGCGACGGGCCTCGCCGCGCTCACCCACGTTCTCTGGGTCTTCCTGTTCGCGAACAGCGGCGGCGACCTCGCCGCCCAGGACGCGTGGGCCGAGTTCGTGGGGCGTCACCCCGACTCCGCGTACAACCTCGCCTGGTACGGCGGGATGCACCCGGTCTCGTACAGCGTCGTCTCGCCGTATGTGATGTCGGTGCTCGGCGTCCGTACGACGATGATGATCGCCGGCACGGTCTCGGCCGGGCTCACGGCGCTGATCCTGGTGCGGGTGCGGGCGGTCCGCAATCCGCTGGCGTGCTCGCTGGCCGGCGTCTTCGCGTTCCTGTGCAACGCCCTGTCGGGGCGGGTGACGTTCGGGCTCGGCATGATGTTCGCGCTGGGCGCGGTCGCGGCCGTCTTCTGCTGGCCGTACCGCTGGCGCCACAAGCGATGGGCGAAGGCGGCGGTCGCCGCGCCGCTCGCCGGTCTGGCGACCGCCTGCAGCCCGGTGGCCGGGCTCTTCCTCGGGGTCGCGGCGGCGGCTCTCTTCCTCAACAAGCGGCGCCCGGGCGCGTACGCCCTCGGTCTCGCCCCCGTCCTCGTCGTCGCGCTGTCCTCCTGGCTGTTCCCCTTCTCCGGTACGCAGCCGATGTCGCTGGCGTCGACGGCACTGCCGTTCCTCTTCGGCGTGCTGTGCTTCCTGCTCGTGCCGCGCGAGTGGCGCACGGTCCGCACCGGCGCGGCCGTGTACTCCGCCGGCACGCTGCTGACCTGGCTGGTGGACTCGCAGATCGGCTCGAACGTCTCCCGGCTGGTGATGCTCTTCGCGGGGGTGGTGCTGCTGGCCGCCCTGCCGTACGCGGTGCCGCGCTCGCGCCGGTGGTACGCGCTCGTGGTCGCGTTCGCCGGGCTGAACCTCTGGATCGGCTTCAAGGGCGTCGACGACATCATCCGTACCGCCCCGGACGCGTCCTGGGCCCGGGAGGTCGCGCCGCTGATCAACCAGCTGCAGGTGCGCGGGGCGGAGAAGGCGCGGGTGGAGGTCGTCCCGGCGTCCAGCCACCGCGAGTCCTCCGCGCTCACCCCGTACATCAACCTCGCGCGGGGCTGGAACCGGCAGGCGGACATGGAGCGCAACCCGCTCTTCTACGACGACACCCTCAACGCCGTGAACTACCAGGACTGGCTGGACCGCTGGGCGGTGCACTACGTGGTCCTGCCGACCGGGGTGCCGGACTCGGGCGCGGAGCGGGAGGCGGAGCTGGTCGGGGACGGGCTGCCGTATCTGAAGCAGGTCTGGTCCGACGCCAACTGGCGGCTGTACGAGGTGGAGAACCCGACCCCGCTGGCCAACCCGCCGGCCAAGGTGCGGCAGGCGCGCGCGAACGAGGTCGTGATCGAGGTCGACACCCCGGGGCGGGTGCTGATCCGGGTCCCGTACTCGCCGTGGCTGGCGCTCCTTGACGAGAACGGCGGGAAGATCGAGCCGCCGGAGGAGACGGAGGCGTCGAAGGCGGCGCGCGAGGCGTCGGAGTCGGAGTCGGAGACGGAGCTGCCGAAGGTCTTCCTGAACGAGTACGGCTGCCTGCTGAAGGCGGAGGCGGACTCGGAGGGCGACGAGTGGACGGAGCTGGTGGCGCCGAAGGCGGGCGTGTACCGGCTGGCGGCGCCGTACAAGATCTTTCCGCGGGGCACCGCATGCCCGGAGGAACTCCGCTGA
- a CDS encoding HalD/BesD family halogenase — MLHARPHEDDAEADAAHDRFRTDGYLPLPGLLTPEGLEALREEALRLEKIARRRDFAMACMDGSPRHMTTLGGETIARESHLIPELYADAALSHLLATLTAERVVAVPDLLERHVLNILHREGDTHGAHTDDYPYALVLFLESPATPSDGGLLEFAPRAASLTALNTADSRAAHHHPGDAYLLRSDTTAHRVTPLTRPGLRRTVLNFAYTTTTTEIRTTRSAHALYGDPGDLPLRCGSPR; from the coding sequence ATGCTGCACGCCCGTCCCCACGAGGACGACGCCGAAGCCGACGCCGCGCACGACCGCTTCCGTACCGACGGCTACCTGCCCCTGCCCGGCCTGCTGACCCCCGAGGGTCTCGAAGCGCTCCGTGAAGAGGCGTTGCGCCTGGAGAAGATCGCGCGGCGCCGCGACTTCGCCATGGCGTGCATGGACGGCTCGCCCCGCCACATGACGACACTCGGCGGCGAGACGATCGCCCGGGAGTCCCACCTGATCCCCGAGCTGTACGCGGACGCGGCCCTGTCCCACCTGCTCGCCACGCTCACCGCCGAGCGCGTCGTCGCCGTCCCCGACCTGCTCGAACGCCACGTACTGAACATCCTCCACCGCGAGGGCGACACCCACGGCGCGCACACCGACGACTACCCGTACGCGCTGGTCCTCTTCCTCGAGTCACCGGCGACCCCGTCCGACGGCGGCCTCCTCGAATTCGCCCCGCGGGCCGCGTCCTTGACCGCCCTGAACACGGCCGACTCCCGCGCGGCCCACCACCACCCGGGCGACGCCTACCTCCTGCGCAGCGACACCACGGCCCACCGCGTCACCCCATTGACCCGCCCCGGGTTACGCCGCACGGTCCTGAACTTCGCCTACACCACCACGACCACAGAGATCCGCACCACGCGATCGGCTCACGCCCTCTACGGCGACCCGGGGGACTTGCCCCTTCGGTGCGGCAGCCCGCGGTAG
- a CDS encoding ATP-binding protein, with the protein MADFVGRRHELETLDRELGKVTAGVGGERPGRCVMLRGRRRVGKSRLVERFAERSGAPFLFYAATGASPGAALERLSQDAQSSSLPLANLLSAARPASWDAAFDVLAAALPHDRASVVVMDEVPYLMDAEGAFEGMLQRAWDRVLETKPVLLVLIGSDLSMMEALNSYGRPFHQRGREMVLGPLNPAEVGEMLGLDPASAFDAALITGGLPLICAEWTHGAGMWEFLHAALSDPVSALLVSAERSLAAEFPQQVQARTVLSAIGSGERTFSNIARAAGGIGATPLQRSLGILADKRVIAAELPVSTRPSKDRRYRVADPYLRFWLKLLGPAMEEIERGRSDLTLRRIRENWTSWRGRAVEPLVREALARLLPDANLPAAPAIGGYWTRTNDVEIDVVGADRAPIAKELLFVGSVKWLENSPFDRHDLAALHRHRAALTPAPVPVIAVSRSGTDCAGLDAAYGPAELLAAWSS; encoded by the coding sequence ATGGCAGATTTCGTGGGCAGGCGGCACGAGCTCGAGACGCTGGATCGCGAGCTGGGCAAGGTGACGGCCGGGGTCGGTGGGGAGCGGCCCGGGCGGTGCGTGATGCTTCGAGGACGCCGCCGGGTGGGTAAGTCGCGGTTGGTGGAGCGGTTCGCCGAGAGGTCTGGTGCGCCGTTCCTCTTCTATGCCGCCACAGGGGCGTCGCCGGGGGCGGCCCTGGAGCGGCTCAGCCAGGATGCGCAGTCATCCAGCCTTCCGCTGGCGAATCTGCTGTCCGCGGCCCGCCCGGCGAGTTGGGATGCCGCCTTCGATGTACTGGCGGCGGCGCTGCCGCACGACCGGGCGAGCGTGGTGGTCATGGACGAGGTGCCCTATTTGATGGATGCGGAGGGCGCCTTCGAAGGCATGCTTCAGCGGGCCTGGGACCGAGTGCTGGAGACGAAGCCGGTTCTGCTGGTTCTCATCGGCTCCGACCTGTCGATGATGGAGGCGCTGAACAGCTATGGACGCCCGTTCCACCAGCGCGGACGGGAGATGGTGCTGGGTCCGCTTAACCCGGCGGAGGTGGGCGAGATGCTCGGCCTCGACCCTGCCTCGGCCTTCGATGCGGCCTTGATCACCGGTGGACTGCCTCTGATCTGTGCAGAGTGGACGCACGGCGCCGGGATGTGGGAGTTCCTGCACGCGGCACTCAGTGATCCGGTCTCGGCCTTGCTGGTCTCGGCGGAGCGCTCGCTCGCTGCAGAGTTCCCCCAGCAGGTGCAAGCCCGCACTGTCCTCTCGGCGATCGGCAGCGGTGAACGGACGTTCTCCAATATCGCCCGCGCCGCCGGCGGGATCGGGGCGACCCCGCTACAGCGGTCGCTGGGAATCCTCGCGGACAAGCGGGTGATCGCGGCGGAGCTTCCCGTGTCCACGCGGCCTTCGAAGGATCGTCGCTACCGGGTCGCGGATCCCTACCTCCGCTTCTGGCTGAAGCTCCTGGGTCCGGCGATGGAGGAGATCGAGCGGGGCCGCAGTGACCTGACGCTGCGGCGCATCCGCGAAAACTGGACCAGCTGGCGTGGCAGGGCCGTTGAGCCTTTGGTGCGTGAGGCGCTGGCACGGCTGCTGCCCGACGCGAACCTCCCCGCCGCCCCCGCCATCGGCGGTTACTGGACCCGTACCAACGATGTGGAGATCGACGTCGTGGGAGCGGACCGCGCGCCAATCGCCAAGGAGTTGTTGTTCGTCGGCTCGGTGAAGTGGCTGGAGAACTCCCCATTCGACCGGCACGATCTCGCGGCGCTGCACCGACACCGCGCCGCGCTCACGCCTGCTCCCGTGCCTGTGATCGCTGTCTCGCGCAGCGGGACCGACTGTGCGGGGCTCGACGCTGCGTACGGCCCGGCGGAACTCCTCGCGGCGTGGTCCTCCTGA
- a CDS encoding glycosyltransferase, with product MSGSAAPGTIAELTALGKPSAPIPLATSAGNEQEHNALHLQQSGAAVALVKDAVTPEGLREAVAPILASPERRAHMAHQARTLGRPDAADRLTEVLLSVAV from the coding sequence TTGTCCGGGTCCGCGGCGCCCGGCACGATCGCCGAACTCACCGCCCTCGGCAAACCGTCCGCCCCCATCCCGCTCGCCACCTCGGCCGGCAACGAGCAGGAACACAACGCCCTCCACCTCCAGCAGTCCGGCGCCGCCGTGGCCCTGGTGAAGGACGCGGTCACCCCCGAGGGCCTCCGCGAGGCCGTCGCCCCGATCCTGGCCTCGCCGGAGCGCCGCGCGCACATGGCGCATCAGGCGCGGACGCTGGGGCGCCCAGACGCGGCCGACCGGCTCACTGAGGTGCTGCTGAGCGTCGCCGTGTGA